One stretch of Ictalurus punctatus breed USDA103 chromosome 5, Coco_2.0, whole genome shotgun sequence DNA includes these proteins:
- the rflna gene encoding refilin-A, translated as MVGHLHLQAMEESLKGKSREGLLDSPDSGLPPSPSPPYCPLSPSTTEPRTPITADHHGGMEWRKENREGKLLPYLLLNSQGADVKSRMHPVVFGESIEVNPRPTTEMRFSSEVKYDSHRHYRDEVYCARVPTVTSYSETVVALQNHTWRSYKSEVHFLPRHRPVHYQSTAIVYPKHARNTYRTTLHYNANAAGRRRFVSTVRLESSEDGSPRIIYSEEL; from the exons ATGGTGGGCCATCTCCACTTGCAGGCGATGGAGGAGAGTCTGAAGGGAAAGAGCCGCGAGGGACTCCTCGACAGTCCCGACTCGGGGCTTCCACCGAGCCCGAGCCCGCCCTACTGTCCTCTCTCACCGTCAACCACAGAGCCTCGCACCCCCATCACCGCCGACCACCATGGAGGAATGGAATGGAGGAAGGAGAACCGAGAAGGCAAACTG CTTCCGTACCTGCTGCTGAACTCTCAGGGTGCAGATGTCAAGTCACGCATGCACCCCGTGGTGTTCGGAGAAAGCATCGAGGTGAACCCCAGACCCACCACAGAGATgag GTTCAGCTCGGAGGTGAAGTACGACTCGCACCGGCACTACCGCGACGAGGTTTACTGTGCACGGGTTCCCACGGTAACCTCCTACAGCGAGACGGTGGTGGCGCTGCAGAACCACACGTGGCGCAGCTACAAGTCGGAGGTTCACTTCCTGCCACGGCACCGGCCCGTTCACTACCAGAGCACGGCCATCGTGTACCCCAAACACGCGCGCAACACCTACCGCACCACGCTGCACTACAACGCCAACGCCGCCGGACGCCGCAGGTTCGTGTCCACAGTGAGGCTGGAGTCGAGCGAGGACGGCAGTCCCCGCATCATCTACTCCGAGGAGCTGTGA
- the LOC128632873 gene encoding keratin-associated protein 5-1-like, with protein SVCICVCVYVCVCVCLCVCICVCVCVCVCVRVYVYMCVYVCICVCVYVCVCVCMCMCVCVCICVCVCLCVYMCVYLCVCICVCLCVCMCVCVCVCVCLCVCTCVCVYVCVSVYVCVSMCVYVCTCVCVCVYMCVYVYMCVYVCVYVCVYVCVCGCICVCVCVCVEQTLIFPRCPLRFLDGDGRRRRLLNTLSTPPPEHAEEKRRLSDELRVLGRLAEA; from the exons tctgtgtgtatatgtgtgtgtgtatatgtgtgtgtctgtgtgtgtctatgtgtgtgtatatgtgtgtgtgtgtgtgtctgtgtgtgtgtacgtgtgtatgtgtatatgtgtgtgtatgtgtgtatatgtgtgtgtgtatatgtgtgtgtatgtgtgtgtatgtgtatgtgtgtatgtgtgtgtatatgtgtgtgtgtgtgtctgtgtgtgtacatgtgtgtgtatctgtgtgtgtgtatatgtgtgtgtctatgtgtgtgtatgtgtgtgtgtgtgtgtgtctgtgtgtgtctatgtgtgtgtacgtgtgtatgtgtatatgtgtgtgtcagtgtgtatgtgtgtgtgtctatgtgtgtgtatgtgtgtacatgtgtgtgtgtgtgtgtgtatatgtgtgtgtatgtgtatatgtgtgtgtatgtgtgtgtatatgtgtgtgtatatgtgtgtgtatgtgggtgtatatgtgtgtgtgtgtgtgtgtgtgtg GAGCAGACGCTTATTTTTCCTCGCTGTCCTCTACGTTTCCTGGACGGAGACGGACGACGACGTCGACTTCTCAACACACTCTCAACTCCGCCACCAGAGCACGCAGAGGAAAAACGGCGGCTTTCAGACGAGCTTCGGGTCCTCGGTCGCTTGGCTGAGGCGTGA